AGGCCTAAATTGTAGGTTACACCGTTATCTGTGGTATCCGCTTCTGGTTGAGGGTCAGCTAAGCTACTACTGTAACGAGCATCGACACCCAAGTGTTCATAACTTTGTTTAATTTCATTGAATGCGACACCAATACGGCTAGTAAATCCGCCACCTAAATAACCCACATGTTGTAAGCCCAAGCCCCAAGCTGTGACAGATTTATTGTAGTTACTGGTTAATAATGGATCGTAGTCTTCAAATTCACCTTCGCCCCAATTGGGGTTACGGATATCATAAATATACGGTAGCGAACCTTGATATGACAAATTACCATCGGCATCTTTCAAGGTGTAATCGGCGTCGTAAATTGAATACTGTTTAAAGCGAATATCGCGATCTTCAAAATTAGCATTAACTAATAATTCGTTACTGATATTGCCAATGTCGAAGTCATAACGTAAGTCGGCAAAATACTGCCATGACTTTTCTTCTGCCGAGACTTTGCGGTATTCCTGACGGCGTGCCGCATAAGGGTATAGAGTGCCATCTTCAACCAAGGGCGCACGTGGGTCAGCGTTAATTACGCCACTACGTTGCCAATAAACATAATTATAAGCCCCTGTTTGACGAGCAAAGCTGGTTTCGTAATTACGGTATTGCAGTTGTTGGTTTAAAAATAAGTCATCGGTTAAGTACACATTATGGCTTAGTTTAAAGCGCAACTCTTCGCCTTCATTGTCTTTCGCCATTGGTGAAATAAGACCGTTATGACCAAACTCATACGGTGTTAGGCCATCATTTGCGCTTAACGAGTCGGTTAATTGTTGGCGCTGATCGTCTGTGAGTTGTAAACCATTACTGGTAGGGTCGTTGACTAAGTCTTGCCAGCTGACTTCACCAGCGGTTTTTCCCTCGACTGAAGCTGCGTTATAAATGCGGATAGGATGGCCGATTGAATCGACGGGGATCGCATCGCTAATATATGCTGTTGATAGCATAATATTTTGGTTTTCATTCAATACATATTTAATCGAGCCATATATTTCATCGCGGTCGGTACCAAGATCTCGATAACCTGTACTTCGAGCCGTTTTTGCCACGAGGCGATAGGCTAAATCGTCAGTTATTCCGCCCGTAGAATCAGCCATGAGAGAATAACTATCCCATTGACCCACTTCAGCTTCAAACAACTGTTTACTGTCAAATTGAGGTTTTTTCTCAATAAGGTTAATCACGCCACCCGCGCTACCCATACCATACAGACCAGTAGCAGGACCCTTGAGTACTTCAACGGAACTCACGTTGGTTAGTGAACGAGTTGGATTAAAAGTGTTACCTAATCCAGCACCGCCATACATACCATCGTAAGTGTAGTTGGCGCCTAATCCGCGCACGACCAAATTGTCGCCAATACCATAATTATTACCCGCTTGGGTTACGCCGCTGATGTTACGAACCAAATCTTGCATGTTGGTGATGCCTTGGGCATCAATTAATGCTTCATCAACAATCACCACCGCGGCAGGCGTTTCCATCAGCGACATATCAGATTTGGTTGCTAAGCCGGAGTTCATCACTACTTGGTTTTGTCTGCCATAAACTGTTATTCGTTCATAATTGGTAGAGGATGATGCATTGGTCGTATCATCTGCAGGTTGTGTTGTAACCTCAGATTGGGAAGTAGGCGTTTGTGCGTGAGCATAAACGGGAAACAGTACACTTTGACAAGCAAGGGCGAGTAGCGATAAACGTAATGGCGTCATAACGGGTTAGGCTCTTTATTAACAATGTTGCGAATGATAATGATTATCATAAGTATTGCAATGGTGTGTTGTGATAAATGTGGCAAAGAATGGGTTTTGGTGATTTGATTGCTGATCAATTGCACAATTTGAGTGAGGAATGAGCATGGTTAACTTGCCAATAAAGGGCATAAATCATGGTAAAGCTTAGGTATTAAGTGGCTTAAGCACACATTAGTATTTGTTATCCAATAAGTGCACCGCATCTCACGCTGATGATTAATTGTAATGCGATAATATCCAGATTGTTTGTACAGGGTGAAAAACTTTGCCTGTACATTCATATATGAAGCGTTTGCTATTCGCATCTTAGGTGGTTTTGGGTATATAATCTGCCTCCGAAACGGTGTTGTGATAAACGTATAAGCGTAAACGATTCACTAACACGCCAAAGCACTTAAGGTAATCAAATGAATTTAAAGCTAGAACTGCAGACATTGAATGATAAATTAGACAAGTTTCGTCGCAAGTTAGCTGCGGCTGAAGCACGTGGCGATGCCACGATTGTCCTGCAGTTTAAGAAAGAAGTGGCGACAGTGACTAAGCGAATCGCCAGCATTAAAGGCCAGCAAACTCGCGAGTTCAGCAAAGAAGGTGTGGCGCTGAAAGCATTAGGATTTAAGCGCGTGCTGACTAAAGCCGAACAAGCCGATATGGGTAAGTTAAACAAGTCGGTTAAAGGTTTAGTCGTTGTGCATCCTTTAACGGCATTAGGCCGTGAAATGGGCATAAAAGATGTGACGGGTTTTGCGCCTGCTAAGTTCTAATATTTTCTTTTACAGTTAGTTGTCGTAAGGTTAATTCATGTCGGTAAAGTATATCGCAACATCTAAGTTACCCACTCCTTGGGGTGTTTTTGCTATGCACGGTTTTGAAGAAACCGCGACAGGTAAAGAACACGTTGCTTTGACATTTGGTCAACTGGATCCCACAGAGCCCATGTTAGGTCGTATTCATTCTGAATGTTTGACCGGTGATGCATTATTTAGTTTACGTTGTGATTGTGGTTTTCAATTACAAGCAGCAATGCAGAGTATTGCTGAACAAGGGCAGGGGTTTCTTCTGTACTTGCGCCAGGAAGGCCGTGGTATTGGGTTGCTTAATAAAATAAGAGCTTACGAGCTGCAAGATGCTGGTGCCAATACGGTTGAAGCGAATGAGCGTTTAGGCTTTGAAGCTGATATGCGTAAATACGACATGGTTTTGCCGATGTTAACGCAAATTGGCGTGACTAAAGTAAAGTTGATGACCAATAACCCGCGTAAAGTGATGGCGATGCAAAATATGGGTATCGAAGTCGCAGAACGTATTCCGTTACAAGTGGGAAAGAATCGCTATAACGAATCATACTTAAAGACCAAATCAACAGAGTTGGGCCATATGATGTCGGAATACCATTTCCACGATGAATAGTCTGCAACAATAATAGTCTAAATGATGATGAAACAAAGGCAGAACTTACCGCTTATTGAATCATCATTGTTTGATTACCTGCGTTTTATAGATGTAACCTTCCGCTTATCTTTGATGATATTGCTTATTGTTTGTAGCAGTATGAGTCATGCTGCTGAATTAACGCCGACTACACCACCAGAGCTGATCACTGAACCTGACGCGTCTCATTATGCATTTGCCAATTACCTAGGCAGCGGTGTGTATCGAACTTCTGGCCAAAGCGCTGCTGTCGCCAATATTCCTATGGGATTTGTGCTTGACTCAACAGATGACTATTTATTGAAGTTACGCTTTACTGCATCATTTGGTTTTTTTGATTACTCCTTTAATGACCTACCTCAAGGCAGCATTCCTAACAATGTCGGCACAATTACTCTAACCCCTGGGCTTGAATATCACTGGCTGGTGGACGACACGTTAACGCTTGAGAGCTATGTTGATTTAGGCTATGGACATAATTTTTCAACTTACAGTCATGTGGGTATTTTTTCCACTGGCGTTTCTGCACTCTATAAACTTGATGCGCCTTTGTTTACCCCTATTTGGGTAAATCGGATTTATTATGCAGGTTACCAAAGTAATCAAAACGACAGCACAGAAGGCTATTCGGTTTTTAAAACAGGTGTAGATTTTGGGGTTAATTATGATTGGCAGTGGCAAGATGTCCGGGTTGAACCGAGATTGTTTATTGCCGGACACTGGTATTTCGATAAACTAAAATTTGTTACCCCAGTTGGGAAAGATGTTCTAACCTCATACACCTATGAAATAGGCGCAACGCTAGCATTCTCTAAACCTATCAACTTGAGTGCGATAGGCTTAGACAGTGTCGAAATTGAACATTTTGGATTAAGTTATCAAGTCGGTGGTGGGCTTAAAGTGTGGCGCTTAATTTTTGAATTTCCGCTATAAGCCCTACCAATGTGAATAGGTGAATACATTAATTTGAGCTAGTTCCCCAAATATTGGCATTCACAGGTTCTGTCGATGCAGTCTCTGAGCTAGCTTTAGTAGAAACGACTTTATTTACTGCAGGTTTAGCCGCATTGGCTTTGGCTGGCCGAGATTTAGCGGAAAATGATCCACGGCTATCTTCTTTAGGCGGCGGTAATGGCAGCTTGTTTGCTTTACGATATAAGTATTCAACTTTGTCACGAGCCCAAGGCGTTTTACGTAAAAACTTCAAGGTTGATTTTACACTCGGGTTATCTTTGAAACACTGAATGTTTATCCTAGATGCGAGCTCTTCCCAGCCGTACTTTTCAACGAGTGAAGTCACGATAGTTTCTAGTTTTATGCCGTGAAGCGGATTGTTTGCTTGTGTCATGAGCCGTGCGAGCTAATTAAGTTTGGCAATATTATACCCACATTGTTGCCAAAGTGATATCAACACAAGAACGGCAGCCGAAGCTGCCGTTTATTGATGATATTAACCTCTATAGCTCGTTGACTAGTTCAACTTTGTCATCTTCGTCAGTGTCAATATCCCCTTTGCCTTTGGTTTTAATAATAATCATTGTCGCAATGATTGCGGTAGTGACTAAACCTGCAATGGTTGACACCGTCATCGGTAGACCTGCACCTAATGTTGATGAGTTCAACATAAAGCTAATCACAACACAGGTCATGAACATAGCCGGTACAGTACAAATCCAATGGAATTTATTGTAGCGCAGCAAGTAAGCTGAAGCGGTCCATAACATTAATACAGCAGTAGTTTGGTTTGCGACACCAAAGTAGCGCCAGATAATACCAAAGTCGACTTGAGTCAATACGGCACCGACGACAAATAATGGTAGTGCTAGCATTAAACGCTTCGGTAACTCAATTTGCTTGATGTTAAAGAACTCTGCCAAAATTAATCTCGCTGAACGAAATGCGGTATCGCCAGAGGTGATAGGCAATACAATGACACCTAAGATAGCCAAGAAGCCACCAAATGTACCCAATAGCCCATTAGATGCTTCGTATACAACATTTGCTGGGTTACCAGCCATACCGACATTCAATCCTTCAACACCACCAAAGAATGATAATGCAATTGCACACCAAATTAATGCAATAACACCTTCACCAATCATGGCGCCAAAAAATACAAAGCGGCCGTTTGATTCATTTTCAACGCAGCGCGCCATTAAAGGT
The nucleotide sequence above comes from Shewanella sp. Arc9-LZ. Encoded proteins:
- a CDS encoding TonB-dependent siderophore receptor — its product is MTPLRLSLLALACQSVLFPVYAHAQTPTSQSEVTTQPADDTTNASSSTNYERITVYGRQNQVVMNSGLATKSDMSLMETPAAVVIVDEALIDAQGITNMQDLVRNISGVTQAGNNYGIGDNLVVRGLGANYTYDGMYGGAGLGNTFNPTRSLTNVSSVEVLKGPATGLYGMGSAGGVINLIEKKPQFDSKQLFEAEVGQWDSYSLMADSTGGITDDLAYRLVAKTARSTGYRDLGTDRDEIYGSIKYVLNENQNIMLSTAYISDAIPVDSIGHPIRIYNAASVEGKTAGEVSWQDLVNDPTSNGLQLTDDQRQQLTDSLSANDGLTPYEFGHNGLISPMAKDNEGEELRFKLSHNVYLTDDLFLNQQLQYRNYETSFARQTGAYNYVYWQRSGVINADPRAPLVEDGTLYPYAARRQEYRKVSAEEKSWQYFADLRYDFDIGNISNELLVNANFEDRDIRFKQYSIYDADYTLKDADGNLSYQGSLPYIYDIRNPNWGEGEFEDYDPLLTSNYNKSVTAWGLGLQHVGYLGGGFTSRIGVAFNEIKQSYEHLGVDARYSSSLADPQPEADTTDNGVTYNLGLTYMPTDDISIFVNHSKGRTAYSVLGDVKGNEADREDSQSISNDLGIRAKAFDDQLLASLVFFKTSRTNVAYSNPEYESSEATPDIFPYFYDGSEDTKGVELDLNAYLSDQWKVNVNAVYQDARDNQNPNSSDYGQRQKGVPYVTAGAWVTYAAEFALPAPVSISLGAKYVDERSTHSSSFGIPDGYVPSYTVIDSAISYDVERYKIQLNINNLFNETYYDKAMFLGGLPGEERNAKLTLTYRI
- a CDS encoding VF530 family DNA-binding protein, which translates into the protein MTQANNPLHGIKLETIVTSLVEKYGWEELASRINIQCFKDNPSVKSTLKFLRKTPWARDKVEYLYRKANKLPLPPPKEDSRGSFSAKSRPAKANAAKPAVNKVVSTKASSETASTEPVNANIWGTSSN
- a CDS encoding YibL family ribosome-associated protein, coding for MNLKLELQTLNDKLDKFRRKLAAAEARGDATIVLQFKKEVATVTKRIASIKGQQTREFSKEGVALKALGFKRVLTKAEQADMGKLNKSVKGLVVVHPLTALGREMGIKDVTGFAPAKF
- the ribA gene encoding GTP cyclohydrolase II gives rise to the protein MSVKYIATSKLPTPWGVFAMHGFEETATGKEHVALTFGQLDPTEPMLGRIHSECLTGDALFSLRCDCGFQLQAAMQSIAEQGQGFLLYLRQEGRGIGLLNKIRAYELQDAGANTVEANERLGFEADMRKYDMVLPMLTQIGVTKVKLMTNNPRKVMAMQNMGIEVAERIPLQVGKNRYNESYLKTKSTELGHMMSEYHFHDE